From Citricoccus sp. SGAir0253, a single genomic window includes:
- the panD gene encoding aspartate 1-decarboxylase, translated as MTRTIFKSKIHRATVTHADLHYVGSVTVDQDLLEAADILPGELVSIVDVTNGARLETYTIAGERGSGVIGINGAAAHLVDVGDTVILITYAQMSTEDARAFEPSVVHVDADNRIIELGHDPAEAVAAGTQRPPHALVR; from the coding sequence ATGACCCGGACCATCTTCAAGTCCAAGATCCACCGCGCCACCGTGACGCACGCCGACCTGCACTACGTCGGCTCGGTGACCGTGGACCAGGACCTGCTCGAGGCCGCGGACATCCTGCCGGGCGAGCTCGTGTCCATCGTGGACGTCACCAACGGCGCCCGGCTGGAGACCTACACGATCGCCGGCGAGCGGGGCTCGGGCGTGATCGGCATCAACGGCGCGGCCGCCCACCTCGTGGACGTGGGGGACACCGTCATCCTCATCACCTACGCCCAGATGTCCACCGAGGACGCCCGGGCCTTCGAGCCGTCCGTGGTCCACGTGGACGCGGACAACCGGATCATCGAGCTCGGCCACGACCCGGCCGAGGCCGTCGCCGCCGGGACGCAGCGGCCGCCGCACGCCCTCGTGCGCTGA
- a CDS encoding DUF3052 domain-containing protein: MNQPDSAPAVGRTAETSGGPAAKLGLAEGQLVQELGFDEDIDFAFRDGLEDDLGTELLTEDDQEPVDAVVLWWRAADGDVEDLVDALLDAQTSLDSSGVLWLMTPRNGREGHVQPADIAEAAPTAGLHVTTSAGVSQDWTASRLVGKRNR, from the coding sequence GTGAACCAGCCAGACTCCGCCCCCGCCGTCGGGCGTACCGCGGAGACCAGTGGGGGGCCGGCCGCGAAGTTGGGCCTGGCCGAAGGCCAGCTGGTCCAGGAACTCGGATTCGACGAGGACATCGACTTCGCCTTCCGGGACGGGCTCGAGGACGACCTCGGCACCGAGCTGCTGACCGAGGACGACCAGGAGCCGGTGGACGCCGTCGTGCTGTGGTGGCGGGCCGCGGACGGGGACGTCGAGGACCTCGTGGACGCCCTGCTGGACGCGCAGACGTCGCTGGACTCCTCCGGCGTGCTGTGGCTGATGACCCCCCGCAACGGGCGAGAGGGCCACGTCCAGCCGGCCGACATCGCCGAGGCCGCCCCGACGGCCGGGCTGCACGTCACCACCTCGGCGGGGGTGTCCCAGGACTGGACCGCCAGCCGCCTGGTCGGCAAGCGCAACCGGTGA
- a CDS encoding redoxin domain-containing protein has translation MTAVPALRDQHGQSWPWPPLAPEAPGPDDGPAPARCWLFFLPGAFTPVCTAELGWVDELASRLAPAGVGLCVVAPDSAAVLRAFGEGLGVRTPLLSDFWPHGAAARAVGEFNEATGRPHRTSVLVDARGAVLARVRAGAAGQRRMEDHLEATAAAGGDAVGWAGPDAPDAGL, from the coding sequence GTGACCGCGGTTCCCGCCCTGCGGGACCAGCACGGCCAGTCCTGGCCGTGGCCGCCGCTGGCGCCCGAGGCGCCCGGGCCCGACGACGGCCCGGCCCCGGCGCGCTGCTGGCTCTTCTTCCTGCCGGGGGCCTTCACCCCCGTCTGCACGGCCGAGCTGGGCTGGGTGGACGAGCTCGCCTCGCGGCTGGCCCCGGCCGGCGTCGGGCTGTGCGTGGTGGCCCCGGACTCCGCGGCCGTGCTGCGCGCCTTCGGCGAGGGCCTGGGCGTGCGCACCCCCCTGCTGTCCGACTTCTGGCCCCACGGGGCCGCCGCCCGCGCGGTGGGCGAGTTCAACGAGGCCACCGGCCGGCCGCACCGCACGAGCGTGCTGGTGGACGCCCGCGGGGCCGTCCTGGCCCGGGTGCGCGCCGGGGCCGCCGGACAGCGGCGGATGGAGGACCACCTCGAGGCGACGGCGGCCGCCGGAGGAGATGCCGTAGGATGGGCCGGTCCGGATGCACCGGACGCGGGCCTTTAG